Below is a genomic region from Azoarcus sp. KH32C.
CGCGCCGTTCGAGGTCGCCGTTCACCGACACGGCTTCCATGTCGGCGAAGCCCGCGAGTAGGCGGTCGCGCAGCATGCGGATGCGCTCGTTCTCCGCGCCCATCGTCTCCCGCGCAATGCGGAAGGCCTCGCCCATGCCGACGATCTGGTGCGTCGCGAGCGTGCCGGAACGGAAACCGCGCTCGTGCCCGCCGCCGTGCATCTCGGCCTCCAGGCGCACGCGCGGCTTACGGCGCACGTAGAGCGCGCCGATGCCTTTCGGGCCGTAGGTCTTGTGCGCCGAAAAGCTCATGAGGTCGACCTTGAGCGTCGAGAGATCGATGTCGACCTTGCCCGTCGCCTGCGCTGCATCGACGTGCAGCAGCACGCCGCGCTCGCGGCATATCTCGCCCATCTCGGGGATCGGCTGGATCACGCCGATCTCGTTGTTCACGAACATCACCGACGCGAGGATCGTGTCCGGACGGATCGCCGCGCGGAAGGCGTCGAGATCGACGAGGCCGTTCGCCAGCACGTCGAGATAGGTCACCGAATAGCCCTGGCGCTCCAGCTCGCGCATCGTGTCGAGCACCGCCTTGTGCTCGGTCCTCACCGTGATCAGGTGCTTGCCCTTGCCCGAATGGAAGCGCGCAATGCCCTTGATCGCGAGGTTGTTCGATTCGGTCGCGCCCGAGGTCCAGATGATCTCGCGCGGATCGGCGCCGACCAGCGCCGCGACGTCTTCGCGCGCCGCCTCAACCGCCTTCTCGGCATCCCAGCCGTAGGCGTGCGAGCGGCTTGCGGGGTTGCCGAAAAGCTCCGTCAGATACGGAATCATCTTTTCGGCCACGCGCGGATCGACCGGCGTGGTGGCTGAGTAGTCCAGATAAATCGGTGTTCGGCTCATCCTCGGCTCCGGTAGCGTTCGCTGTCGTCTGGCCAGCTGTCGCCTACCTTCCGCAAGGACCGTACCAATCACACCAACGTGCCTAAACATCTGAATTGACGCGTTTTGTCTGGACTGCGACAACGCAACGACAATCCCGCTTTGTCGCGTTTGTCGACTTTTGTGCACTGCGCAACAAAAAAGGCCTGCTCGCGCAGGCCTTCTTCCTCATGCCGACTTGCCACCGCTCGCGCAGTGGCATCCGCGATCATTCGAACTCGATGATCACCTCGTCGACCGACAGGCTCGCGCCCGGGCTCGCGACGAGCTTCTTGACCTTGCCGTCCTGCTCGGCCTTCAGCACGTTTTCCATCTTCATCGCTTCGATAATCGCAAGCTTCTCGCCGGCCTTCACTTCCTGGCCTTCGGCGACACAGATGTCGCGCAGCAGGCCCGGCATCGGCGACAGCAGGAACTTCGACATGTCCGGCGGCAGCTTCTCGGGCATCAGCGCGAGCAGTTCGGCCGCACGCACCGTCATCACGATCGGCTCGACGAACAGGCCGAAGTGCGAGATGCGATAGCGCAGGCCGCGGCGTTCGATCTGCAGGCAGATCGGCGTGCCGTTGACCGTGCCCTGGAACAGCAGGTCGCCGAAGGTCCAGTCGGAGACGATGCGGTAGGTCTTGTCACCATAGGTGATTTCCATGCCGCTATCGACGCGCTGGACAACCACCGGGTACTGCTTGCCGCCCATCACGACCACCCACCGGCTGCCGACCTTGCGGCCGTGGCCGGCGAGCTGGCCGTCGATCTGCACCGCGCGGTCGATGTAGCGCAGGCGCGCGAAAGTCGCGACCGCCGCGAGCAGCGCCGGATCGTCGTGCGGCACCATCGAGGCGTCGAAGCCCTGCGGGTACTCCTCGGCGATGAAGCCGGTGTTGAAGTGGCCCGAGCAGAAGCGCGGGTGCTGCAGCAGCGCCGCCTGGAACGGGATGTTCGAGCTGATGCCGCGGATCACGAAGGCGTTCAGCGCGTCGCGCATGCGCTCAATCGCCTGCTCGCGGGTCGCGCCGTGCACGATCAGCTTCGCGATCATCGAGTCGTAGTACATCGAGATCTCGCCGCCTTCATACACGCCGGTATCGACGCGCACCTGGCCCGGGACTTCCTTCGGCGCCTGGAACTTCACCAGCCGCCCGGTCGAGGGCAGGAAGCCGCGGAACGGGTCTTCGGCGTTGATCCGGCACTCCATCGACCAGCCGTTGATCTTGACGTCGGCCTGGGTGAGGGGCAGCTTTTCGCCGTTGGCGACGCGGATCATCTGCTCGACGAGGTCGAGGCCGGTGATGAGTTCCGTTACCGGGTGCTCCACCTGCAGGCGGGTGTTCATCTCAAGGAAGTAGAACTCCTTGGTCGCGCCGCTGACCACGAACTCGACCGTGCCGGCCGATTCGTAGTTCACTGCGCGCGCCAGCGCCACCGCCTGCTCGCCCATCGCCTTGCGCATTTCGGGGTCGACGAAGGGGCTCGGTGCCTCCTCGATGACCTTCTGGTGACGGCGCTGGATCGAGCAATCGCGCTCGTTCAGATACACGTAGTTGCCGTGCGAGTCGCCGAGCACCTGGATCTCGATGTGGCGCGGCTCAAGCACGTACTTCTCGATGAACACGCGGTCGTCACCGAACGAATTCTTGGCTTCATTGACGCACGACGAGAAGCCTTCGAAGGCCTCCTGGTCGTTGTACGCAACGCGCAGGCCCTTGCCGCCGCCGCCGGCGGAAGCCTTGATCATCACCGGGTAGCCGATTTTCTTGGCGATCTCGACCGCCTCGGCCGGACCGGAGATCGCGTCGTTGTAGCCAGGAATCGTGTTCACGCCGGCTTCGATCGCGAGCTTCTTCGACTCGATCTTGTCGCCCATCTTCGCGACCGAGTAGTGCTTCGGCCCGATGAACTTGATGCCTTCCTCTTCGAGACGGCGCGAGAACTCGGCGTTTTCCGACAGGAAGCCGTAGCCCGGATGGACCGCCTCGGCGCCGGTCTGCTTGCAGGCGGCGATGATCTTGTCCATCACCAGGTAGGACTCTTTCGACGCCGCCGGTCCGATGTACACGGCCTCGTCCGCGAGCTCGACGAAGAGCGCGTCCTTGTCGGCCTCGGAATGGACGGCGACGGTGGCGATGCCCATCTTGCGGGCGGTCTTGATCACGCGGCAGGCGATTTCGCCGCGGTTTGCAATCAGGATCTTCTTGAACATGTCTTTATGAACCTCTCGCGGCGATTACAGAGGGATGTTGCCGTGCTTGCGCCACGGATTCTCGAGTTCCTTGTTCTTCAGCATCGACAGCGAGCGGCACACGCGCTTGCGCGTCTCGTGCGGCATGATGACGTCGTCGATGAAGCCGCGCGCGCCGGCCACGAACGGGTTCGCGAAACGCGCCTTGTACTCGGCTTCGCGCGTGGCGAGCTTCGCCGGGTCGTCCTTCTCGCCGCGGAAGATGATCTCCACCGCGCCCTTCGGGCCCATCACCGCGATTTCGGCTGACGGCCATGCGAAGTTCACGTCGCCGCGCAGGTGCTTCGACGACATGACGTCGTAGGCGCCGCCGTAGGCCTTGCGGGTGATGATCGTGACCTTCGGCACGGTGCATTCGGCGTAGGCGTAGAGCAGCTTCGCGCCGTGCTTGATGATGCCGCCGTATTCCTGAGTCGTGCCCGGCATGAAGCCCGGGACGTCGACCAGCGTCACGACCGGGATGTTGAACGCGTCGCAGAAGCGCACGAAGCGCGCCGCCTTGATCGAGCTCTTGATGTCGAGGCAGCCCGCGAGCACCAGCGGCTGGTTCGCGACGATACCGACCGGGGCGCCTTCCATGCGCGCGAAGCCGACGATGATGTTCTTGGCGTAGTCCGGCTGGATTTCGAAGAAATCGCCGTCGTCGACCATCTTGACGATGACTTCCTTCATGTCATACGGCTGGTTCGGGTTGGTCGGCACCAGCGTGTCGAGCGACATGTCGAGGCGGTCGGCCGGGTCGATCGCCGGAACGGTCGGGGCCTTCTCGCGGTTGCTCGACGGGATGAAGCCGACGAGGCGGCGGGTCATCATCAGCGCCTCGACGTCGTTCTCGAACGCGAGGTCGGCGACACCCGACTTGGTGTTGTGGGTCACCGCGCCGCCCAACTCCTCGGCCGTCACTTCCTCGTGGGTCACGGTCTTCACGACTTCCGGACCGGTCACGAACATGTAGGACGAATCCTTCACCATGAAGATGAAGTCGGTCATCGCCGGGCTATACACCGCGCCGCCCGCGCAAGGGCCCATGATCAGCGAGATCTGCGGCACGACGCCGGAGGCCATCACGTTGCGCTGGAACACGTCGGCATAGCCGCCGAGCGAATCGACGCCTTCCTGGATCCGCGCGCCGCCCGAGTCGTTGAGCCCGATCACCGGCGCACCGACCTTCATCGCGTGGTCCATCACCTTGCAGATCTTCTCGGCGTGGGTTTCCGACAGCGAGCCGCCGAACACCGTGAAGTCCTGCGAGAACACGAACACGAGGCGCCCGTTGATGGTGCCGTAGCCGATCACCACGCCGTCGCCCGGAGTGTGGTCCGCTTCCATGCCGAACTCGGTGCAGCGGTGCTCCTTGAACATGTCCCACTCTTCGAAGCTGTCCTCGTCGAGGAGCAGTTCGATGCGCTCGCGCGCGGTGAGCTTGCCCTTGGTGTGCTGGGCGTCGATGCGCTTCTGCCCGCCGCCGAGGCGCGCCTTGGCGCGCTTCTCGTCGAGCTGACGAATGATGTCTTGCATTGATGACCTCCTTTACGGTTCTGCCACTCCAGCCGTCGAGCGACCGGACAACTCAGTTCAGATAGCCGAGCAGGCGCAGCGCGGCGGCCGAAGGCGTCGTCGCGCCCTCCTCCACCGCACGGGCGAGCCCGGGCAATTCGTGTTTCACTTGCGGATGGCTGCGGAAACGGCTGCGCAGCCCGGCATCGATCAGGTCCCACATCCACGCGAGCGCCTGGTGGCGCCGCTTGGCCTCGAACTCGCCGGAGCCCTGCATCGCCTTGCGATAGTCCGTGACCGCCGTCCAGAAATCGGCGATGCCCTGCTTCTGCAAAGCGGAGAGCGTCAGCACCGGCACCGTCCAGTTGGGGCTGGCCGGGCGCAGCATGTGCAGCGCGGTCTTCATCTGCGACTTCGCGCGCATCGCCGCACCGGCGTCGATGTCCGCCTTGTTGATGACGATGAGATCGGCGATCTCCATGATGCCTTTCTTGATCGCCTGCAGGTCGTCGCCCGCATTCGGCAACTGCAGCAGGCAGAAGATGTCGCTCATGCCGGCGACAGCGGTTTCAGACTGGCCGACGCCGACCGTCTCGATGATGATCACGTCGAAGCCGGCGGCCTCGCACACCAGCATCGTCTCGCGCGTCTTCTCGGCGACGCCGCCAAGGCTGCCCGCGGACGGGCTCGGGCGGATGAAGGCGGCGGGGTTCTGGCTCAGCAGTTCCATGCGCGTCTTGTCGCCGAGGATCGAGCCGCCGGTCAGCGACGAGGACGGGTCGACCGCCAGCACCGCGACACGCAGGCCCTGCTCGATCAGGTACAGGCCCAGCGCCTCGATGAAGGTCGACTTGCCGACGCCCGGCACGCCGGAGATGCCGACCCGCATCGCGCCGCCGGTCTGCGGCAGCAGCGCTTCGAGCACATGGCGCGCGCGCACCTTGTGGTCCTCGCGCTGCGACTCGATCAGCGTGATCGTCTTCGCGAGCGGACGCAGCTGGCGCGCGAGCACGCCCTCGACCAGCGCGCGGTCGGCGGCATCGAGTTCCGGCACGAAATCGGCCATTGCTTCCGGCAGGTGTTCGGGCTTGTTCATCGGCATCGAGACGTCGGTTGCATCACGTTCGCGGGACCTTCCCGCGGTTCATCGACAAAAAGGGCGACGCGGCCATCCGACCGGTCGCCCCGCAGGCGAGGATCAGCCGTTCGCGCGCGCCGCGCGGATCTGCTTGAGCACTTCGCGCGCAGACGTCTGGATCGCCGTGCCCGGCCCGAAGATGCCCTTTGCCCCGGCAGCATACAACGCATCGTAATCCTGCGCCGGAATCACGCCGCCGACGAACACGACAATGTCCTCCGCGCCGAGCCGCTTCAGCTCATTCACGATCTGCGGCACCAGCGTCTTGTGACCGGCGGCGAGGCTGGAGCAGCCCACCGCATGCACGTCGTTCTCGACCGCGTGGCGCGCCGCCTCTTCCGGGGTCTGGAAGAGCGGCCCGATGTCGATGTCGAAGCCGAGGTCGGCGAAGGCCGAGGCGACGACCTTCGCACCGCGGTCGTGGCCGTCCTGGCCGAGCTTGGCGATCATGATGCGCGGGCGGCGGCCCTCTTCGGCGACGAAGGCTTCGATGTCGGCCTTCAGTTCCTTCCAGTCGGAATCGTTTTCCACGACGGCTCCATACACGCCGGACACGGCTTGCGGGTTGGCACGGTAGCGACCGAAGACCTTCTCCAGCGCGTCCGAGATCTCGCCGACGGTCGCGCGCAGGCGCACCGCCTTCACCGACAGGTCGAGCAGGTTGCCGTCGCCCGTCTCGGCGCACTTCGTCAGCGCGTCGAGCGCGGCCTGCACGGCGGCGTTGTCGCGCGTCGCGCGGATCTTGTTCAGGCGCGCGACCTGCGATTCCCGCACCGCGTGGTTGTCGATGTCGAGGATCTCGATCGGGTCTTCCTTCGCCAGCTTGTACTTGTTCACGCCGACGATGACGTCCTTGCCCGAGTCGATGCGCGCCTGCTTGTCGGCAGCGCATTCCTCGACCTTCATCTTGGCCCAGCCGGACTCGACCGCCTTGGTCATGCCGCCCATCGCCTCGATTTCTTCGATCAGCGCCCAGGCCTTGTCGGCCATGTCCTGGGTCAGCTTCTCCATCATGTAGGAGCCGGCCCACGGATCGACGACGTTACAGATGTGCGTCTCTTCCTGGATGATGATCTGGGTGTTGCGCGCGATGCGCGCCGAGAACTCGGTCGGCAGCGCGATCGCCTCGTCGAGCGCGTTGGTGTGCAGCGACTGCGTGCCGCCGAAGACCGCCGCCATCGCCTCGATCGTCGTACGCACGACGTTGTTGTACGGGTCCTGCTCGGTCAGCGACCAGCCCGAGGTCTGCGAGTGCGTGCGCAGCATCATCGACTTCGCACTCTTCGGGTTGAACTGCTTCATGATCCGCCACCACAGCAGACGCGCCGCGCGCATCTTGGCGATCTCGAGGTAGAAGTTCATCCCGACCGCCCAGAAGAACGAGAGGCGGCCCGCGAAGGTGTCGACGTCCATGCCGCTGTTGATGCCGGTGCGCACGTACTCCATGCCGTCGGCGAGCGTGAACGCGAGCTCGATCGCCTGGTTCGCACCGGCTTCCTGGATGTGGTAGCCCGAGATCGAGATCGAGTTGAACTTCGGCATGTGCTGCGCCGTATACCCGAAGATGTCAGCGATGATCTTCATCGACGGCGTCGGCGGGTAGATATAGGTGTTGCGGACCATGAACTCCTTGAGGATGTCGTTCTGGATGGTCCCGGACAGCTTGTCCTGGCTCACGCCCTGCTCTTCGGCGGCGACGATGTAGCCGGCGAGGATCGGCAGCACGGCGCCGTTCATCGTCATGGACACCGACACCTTGTCGAGCGGAATCTCGTTGAAGAGGATCTTCATGTCCTCCACCGAGTCGATCGCCACGCCGGCCTTGCCGACGTCGCCGACGACGCGGGGATTGTCCGAGTCGTAGCCGCGGTGCGTTGCGAGGTCGAACGCCACCGACACGCCCTGGCCGCCGGCGGCGAGCGCCTTGCGGTAGAAGGCATTCGACGCCTCTGCGGTCGAGAAGCCCGCGTACTGGCGGATCGTCCACGGCTTCACGGCGTACATGGTCGGCTGCGGGCCGCGCAGGAAGGGCTCGAAGCCGGGCAGCGTGTCGGCGTGCTCCAGGTTCGCGACGTCGACCTTCGTATACAGCGGTTTTACCGCGATGCCCTCCGGAGTCACCCAGTTCAGATTCTGGACGTCACCACCCGGTGCGTGCTTGGCAGCAAGCTTGTTCCAGGCATCCATATCCATTTGCGGATACGCCGGCATCTTGGCGTTCGACATGACAAACCCTCTCTGTGAATCCGTTTGGCCGCGGGAAGCGGCATTCGCTTGACCTGATCTCCAGCACCATCGACTGCGACGACGAGACCGCCCGCGGGACTCAAGCCCACGGACGGTCGCCGACGCCCCGGCTTGCGGCGTAGCTCCCTCTCCCTCGATCCGCCGACGCTGCCAGGCAGCGGAGCGGATTCTCCCTTTCTACGCCGTGCACGGGATGTTGACTTGTACTGGCGAGCGAATAATACTTTATCCATAATTATGAATGCAACTGTAACCGCGACGCCTTTTCAACGACAATCGCGGTCGCCCAAATCCTGCGTATCAGATCGCCCATGACTGCATCCCGTATCGCCCCACTCGCCCTGTACCAGGAGGTGGCCGAAAGGCTGCGCCAGCGCATCTTTTCGCATGAATTGCAGGCCGGAACCTGGATCGACGAGCAAGCGCTCGCCGACGATTACGGCATCTCGCGCACCCCGCTGCGCGAGGCGCTGAAGGTGCTCGCCTCCGAAGGCTTGGTCACGCTCAAGCCGCGGCGCGGCTGCTACGTGACCGAGATCTCCGAGCGCGACCTCGACGAGATCTTCAGCGTGATGTCGCTGCTCGAAGGCCAGTGCGCGCAGATCAGCGCGAAGAAGGCCACCGAAGCCGACCTCGACCGCCTGCGCGAGATCCACGCCCAACTCGAAGCGGCTGCGAAGAAGGACGACATCAATGGCTTCTTCGAGGCCAACCAGGCCTTCCACCTCGCGCTGCAGCAGATCGCCGACAACCGCTGGCTGCTCCATTGCATCGAGGACCTGCGCAAGGTGATCCGCCTGTCGCGCCATCATTCGCTCTTCAGCGAAGGACGGCTGGAGCAGTCGCTGCAAGAACATCGCGGCATCCTCGCCGCACTGACCGAGCGCGACGCGGAGGCCGTCGAGTTGCGCATGCGCGAACACATCCTCAGCGGACGTGCGGCGCTCGTACGCATCGCGCAGGCGAAAACCAAGACGGCGTAAAATCACGCCCCCGGCCGCGTCATCGCCTCCGGATCGACCCACAGATCGAACTCCTCCGCCGCGACGTAACCCGACGCTAGCGCCGCCTCGCGCAGCGACAGCCCCTCGCGGTGCGCCTTCTTCGCGATCTCCGCCGCACGGTCATAGCCGATGTGGCGGTTGAGCGCCGTCACGAGCATCAGGTTCTTCGCGAGGTTCGCGCGGATGCGCGGCAGGTTGGGCATCAGCCCGCGCGCGCAATGCGCGTCGAAGGCGTCGCAGGCATCCGCAAGCAGCGCGATGCTCTCCAGCACGTTGTGCGCCATCACCGGCTTATACACATTCAACTGGAAGTTGCCCTGCGTGCCGGCGAAGGCGACCGCGGCGTCGTTGCCGAAGACCTGCACGCACACCATCGTCAGCGCCTCGCACTGCGTCGGATTCACCTTGCCGGGCATGATCGACGAGCCGGGCTCGTTTTCCGGAATCAGCAATTCGCCGATGCCGCAGCGCGGCCCGCTCGCGAGCCAGCGCACGTCGTTCGCCATCTTCATCAGGCCGCCGGCGAGCGTGCGCAATGCGGCCGAAGTCTGCACCAGCGCGTCGTGCGCGGCGAGCGCGAAGAAGCGGTCCGGCGCGCTGCGGAAAGGCAGGCCCGTCAATTTCGCGATCGCCCCGGCGGCGCCATCGCCGAAGCGCGGATGCGCGTTGAGCCCGGTCCCCACCGCCGTGCCGCCGATCGCGAGGTCGTACAGACCGGGCAGCGCGGCACGCACCCCCGCGAGGCCGAATTCGATCTGAGCGACCCAGGCGCCGATTTCCTGCCCGAGCGTGATCGGGGTCGCGTCCTGCAGGTGGGTGCGGCCGGTCTTGACGACGTCCTCGTAGGTTTTCGCCTTGTCGGCGAGTGTGTCGTGCAGGCGCGCGACCGCCGGCAGCAGGCGGTTGGTCAGTTCGCCGACGATCGCGATGTGCATCGCGGTCGGAAAGGTGTCGTTCGACGACTGCCCGCGGTTCACGTGGTCGTTCGGATGCACGGGCCGCTTCGAGCCCATTTCGCCGCCCGCGAGCTCGATCGCGCGGTTGGCGATCACCTCGTTGGCGTTCATATTGGATTGCGTGCCCGAGCCGGTCTGGAAGACGACGAGCGGAAAGTGCTCGTCGAGCGTGCCATCGATGACCTCGTCGGCGGCGCACTCGATCAGGGCGGCGATTTCCGCGGGCAGTTCGCCGAGCTCGGCATTCGCCTGCGCCGCGGCCTTCTTCAGGATACCGAGCGCACGGATCATCGGCCGCCCCCAGCGGAAGCGCTCGGTGCCGATCGGGAAATTCGCCACGGAACGCTCGGTCTGCGCCCCCCAGTAACGATCCGCCGCCACCTGAACAGGTCCCATCGAATCGGTTTCGGTACGCATCTCGCTCATCGCCTTCTCCCGTCATCCCCGGATACACGGCATTTGACGCTTGTGGGCGCCCGGGATTCCACGCACTTCGCCCATGCAGCAAAACGTGATTTTGTCACTTCGTAGCACGTGAAGCATGCCGATAAGATAGCCCGAGATCGGTAGGCGCAAGGCGCGTCAAGACCGAAGGGAGAAAAAACAAAAATGGATCGCGTCAGCACGGCCGCGGAGTCGATGCCCGCTCCAGGCCACACGTTCGCTCACGCAAGCAACAGCCCGGAGCTGCGTCGCGTGCTCGCGAACATTCGCGTGCTGGTCGCGATCGTCGCCGCGACCGAGGCGCTTTCGCTGTCGCCCGAGACGCGGTCCCATATCATGCTTGTCGTTCTGGCCTACGCCGGCTGGGCCGGCTGGCTATGCTGGGCCGAGCTGAACGGTCGGCACGCCTTCCGCTCGTCGCTCACGTCGTGGGTCGACGCGACCTGGATCCTTTTCTTCGGCTGGATCGCCAGCACCCAGAGCAGCCTATTCACACTGCTGCTGCTGTTTCCAGTGCTCTTCGCGTCGCTGAGCTTCGGCTTCGTGTCGGGACTGCTGGTTTCCTTTTATTCGACGATTGCGGCGGGGGCGATGCAGATCATCCACGGCCACCAGGAAGGTATCTCAGCGACCGAGACTCTCCTTCAACCGCTGTCCATCCTCGTTCTGGGGCCGCTGGTCGCAGGCCTTGCGCAGGCCGGCGTGCAGATGAACGAACAGATGAGAATTGCCGACCGCCTGCAAGGCCAGTTGGACCCGCGACTCGGCGTAAAGCGTGTCGGTGAAACGATGCTGTCTTCGCTCGCGC
It encodes:
- the accC gene encoding acetyl-CoA carboxylase biotin carboxylase subunit; this translates as MFKKILIANRGEIACRVIKTARKMGIATVAVHSEADKDALFVELADEAVYIGPAASKESYLVMDKIIAACKQTGAEAVHPGYGFLSENAEFSRRLEEEGIKFIGPKHYSVAKMGDKIESKKLAIEAGVNTIPGYNDAISGPAEAVEIAKKIGYPVMIKASAGGGGKGLRVAYNDQEAFEGFSSCVNEAKNSFGDDRVFIEKYVLEPRHIEIQVLGDSHGNYVYLNERDCSIQRRHQKVIEEAPSPFVDPEMRKAMGEQAVALARAVNYESAGTVEFVVSGATKEFYFLEMNTRLQVEHPVTELITGLDLVEQMIRVANGEKLPLTQADVKINGWSMECRINAEDPFRGFLPSTGRLVKFQAPKEVPGQVRVDTGVYEGGEISMYYDSMIAKLIVHGATREQAIERMRDALNAFVIRGISSNIPFQAALLQHPRFCSGHFNTGFIAEEYPQGFDASMVPHDDPALLAAVATFARLRYIDRAVQIDGQLAGHGRKVGSRWVVVMGGKQYPVVVQRVDSGMEITYGDKTYRIVSDWTFGDLLFQGTVNGTPICLQIERRGLRYRISHFGLFVEPIVMTVRAAELLALMPEKLPPDMSKFLLSPMPGLLRDICVAEGQEVKAGEKLAIIEAMKMENVLKAEQDGKVKKLVASPGASLSVDEVIIEFE
- the scpA gene encoding methylmalonyl-CoA mutase; protein product: MSNAKMPAYPQMDMDAWNKLAAKHAPGGDVQNLNWVTPEGIAVKPLYTKVDVANLEHADTLPGFEPFLRGPQPTMYAVKPWTIRQYAGFSTAEASNAFYRKALAAGGQGVSVAFDLATHRGYDSDNPRVVGDVGKAGVAIDSVEDMKILFNEIPLDKVSVSMTMNGAVLPILAGYIVAAEEQGVSQDKLSGTIQNDILKEFMVRNTYIYPPTPSMKIIADIFGYTAQHMPKFNSISISGYHIQEAGANQAIELAFTLADGMEYVRTGINSGMDVDTFAGRLSFFWAVGMNFYLEIAKMRAARLLWWRIMKQFNPKSAKSMMLRTHSQTSGWSLTEQDPYNNVVRTTIEAMAAVFGGTQSLHTNALDEAIALPTEFSARIARNTQIIIQEETHICNVVDPWAGSYMMEKLTQDMADKAWALIEEIEAMGGMTKAVESGWAKMKVEECAADKQARIDSGKDVIVGVNKYKLAKEDPIEILDIDNHAVRESQVARLNKIRATRDNAAVQAALDALTKCAETGDGNLLDLSVKAVRLRATVGEISDALEKVFGRYRANPQAVSGVYGAVVENDSDWKELKADIEAFVAEEGRRPRIMIAKLGQDGHDRGAKVVASAFADLGFDIDIGPLFQTPEEAARHAVENDVHAVGCSSLAAGHKTLVPQIVNELKRLGAEDIVVFVGGVIPAQDYDALYAAGAKGIFGPGTAIQTSAREVLKQIRAARANG
- the fumC gene encoding class II fumarate hydratase, which translates into the protein MSEMRTETDSMGPVQVAADRYWGAQTERSVANFPIGTERFRWGRPMIRALGILKKAAAQANAELGELPAEIAALIECAADEVIDGTLDEHFPLVVFQTGSGTQSNMNANEVIANRAIELAGGEMGSKRPVHPNDHVNRGQSSNDTFPTAMHIAIVGELTNRLLPAVARLHDTLADKAKTYEDVVKTGRTHLQDATPITLGQEIGAWVAQIEFGLAGVRAALPGLYDLAIGGTAVGTGLNAHPRFGDGAAGAIAKLTGLPFRSAPDRFFALAAHDALVQTSAALRTLAGGLMKMANDVRWLASGPRCGIGELLIPENEPGSSIMPGKVNPTQCEALTMVCVQVFGNDAAVAFAGTQGNFQLNVYKPVMAHNVLESIALLADACDAFDAHCARGLMPNLPRIRANLAKNLMLVTALNRHIGYDRAAEIAKKAHREGLSLREAALASGYVAAEEFDLWVDPEAMTRPGA
- a CDS encoding GntR family transcriptional regulator — its product is MTASRIAPLALYQEVAERLRQRIFSHELQAGTWIDEQALADDYGISRTPLREALKVLASEGLVTLKPRRGCYVTEISERDLDEIFSVMSLLEGQCAQISAKKATEADLDRLREIHAQLEAAAKKDDINGFFEANQAFHLALQQIADNRWLLHCIEDLRKVIRLSRHHSLFSEGRLEQSLQEHRGILAALTERDAEAVELRMREHILSGRAALVRIAQAKTKTA
- a CDS encoding acyl-CoA carboxylase subunit beta, with the translated sequence MQDIIRQLDEKRAKARLGGGQKRIDAQHTKGKLTARERIELLLDEDSFEEWDMFKEHRCTEFGMEADHTPGDGVVIGYGTINGRLVFVFSQDFTVFGGSLSETHAEKICKVMDHAMKVGAPVIGLNDSGGARIQEGVDSLGGYADVFQRNVMASGVVPQISLIMGPCAGGAVYSPAMTDFIFMVKDSSYMFVTGPEVVKTVTHEEVTAEELGGAVTHNTKSGVADLAFENDVEALMMTRRLVGFIPSSNREKAPTVPAIDPADRLDMSLDTLVPTNPNQPYDMKEVIVKMVDDGDFFEIQPDYAKNIIVGFARMEGAPVGIVANQPLVLAGCLDIKSSIKAARFVRFCDAFNIPVVTLVDVPGFMPGTTQEYGGIIKHGAKLLYAYAECTVPKVTIITRKAYGGAYDVMSSKHLRGDVNFAWPSAEIAVMGPKGAVEIIFRGEKDDPAKLATREAEYKARFANPFVAGARGFIDDVIMPHETRKRVCRSLSMLKNKELENPWRKHGNIPL
- a CDS encoding IscS subfamily cysteine desulfurase, with amino-acid sequence MSRTPIYLDYSATTPVDPRVAEKMIPYLTELFGNPASRSHAYGWDAEKAVEAAREDVAALVGADPREIIWTSGATESNNLAIKGIARFHSGKGKHLITVRTEHKAVLDTMRELERQGYSVTYLDVLANGLVDLDAFRAAIRPDTILASVMFVNNEIGVIQPIPEMGEICRERGVLLHVDAAQATGKVDIDLSTLKVDLMSFSAHKTYGPKGIGALYVRRKPRVRLEAEMHGGGHERGFRSGTLATHQIVGMGEAFRIARETMGAENERIRMLRDRLLAGFADMEAVSVNGDLERRVAHNLNISFNYVEGESLLMAIKEIAVSSGSACTSASLEPSYVLRALGLSDELAHSSIRFSIGRFTTVEEVDFAIRLIRDKVGKLRELSPLWDMYKAGIDLDSVQWAAH
- the meaB gene encoding methylmalonyl Co-A mutase-associated GTPase MeaB; the protein is MPMNKPEHLPEAMADFVPELDAADRALVEGVLARQLRPLAKTITLIESQREDHKVRARHVLEALLPQTGGAMRVGISGVPGVGKSTFIEALGLYLIEQGLRVAVLAVDPSSSLTGGSILGDKTRMELLSQNPAAFIRPSPSAGSLGGVAEKTRETMLVCEAAGFDVIIIETVGVGQSETAVAGMSDIFCLLQLPNAGDDLQAIKKGIMEIADLIVINKADIDAGAAMRAKSQMKTALHMLRPASPNWTVPVLTLSALQKQGIADFWTAVTDYRKAMQGSGEFEAKRRHQALAWMWDLIDAGLRSRFRSHPQVKHELPGLARAVEEGATTPSAAALRLLGYLN